One Pseudomonas sp. HOU2 genomic window carries:
- a CDS encoding VWA domain-containing protein, with product MEINLSELHFLRPLWLLLALFAALLPLLWRRGRDLQRRLRSNIAEHLLPHLLVTPTDQQRLRPVHWLCAVLALGAIAAAGPTWEQDRPDFLDNRAPLIVAVDLSPSMDASDVPPTRLQAVKNKLHDLIQRRAGARTALIAYAGSAHLVLPPTDDPALLDTFIQALGTGLIDKPGKDVTAVIEQAKRLLSAENTPGSLLLITDGADTTQLDDLDQRLKGSKLQVLVLAVGNADGGVIQGANGQPAVDSNGRPLLGRFDPAALKQLATALDAPLGSLTLDDNDLDWIELHAQQHFQSASAEQQQLHWKDAGYWLCWPLLLLALLGVRKGWSVNWVPALLLATSLGWPAAPAQASALTDAFFTRDQQGRWAAEHEHWPQAAALFVDPYWKGVAAYHAADYDLALATFARLDTAQAWFYLGNIYVRRFKFDQAIAAYTQALQRQPQFPEATANLALAQALLKDTDSAEKNAPETKPDEVKFDKAPGKGQSKKVETEQAASDALWLQNLSTSPAKFLKQKFSLQDQSGAKP from the coding sequence ATGGAGATCAATCTCAGTGAGTTGCACTTTTTGCGTCCGCTGTGGCTGCTGCTCGCACTGTTCGCCGCGCTGCTGCCACTGCTCTGGCGCCGCGGCCGCGACTTGCAGCGCCGGCTGCGCAGCAACATTGCCGAACACTTGCTGCCGCACCTGCTGGTCACCCCAACGGATCAGCAGCGCCTGCGCCCGGTGCACTGGCTGTGCGCGGTATTGGCACTCGGGGCGATCGCCGCCGCCGGGCCGACCTGGGAGCAGGATCGCCCGGATTTTCTGGACAATCGTGCACCGCTGATCGTCGCCGTGGATCTGTCGCCGTCGATGGATGCCAGTGACGTACCACCGACGCGCCTGCAAGCGGTCAAAAACAAACTGCATGACCTGATCCAGCGTCGCGCCGGCGCCCGAACCGCGTTGATCGCTTATGCCGGCAGCGCGCATCTGGTGTTGCCGCCGACTGACGATCCGGCGTTGCTCGACACGTTCATTCAAGCGCTGGGCACTGGCCTCATCGACAAACCCGGCAAGGACGTTACCGCCGTCATCGAGCAGGCCAAGCGCCTGCTCAGCGCCGAGAACACTCCGGGCAGCCTGCTGTTGATCACCGACGGCGCTGACACCACGCAACTCGATGACCTCGACCAGCGACTCAAAGGCAGCAAATTACAAGTGTTGGTATTGGCGGTCGGCAACGCGGATGGCGGGGTGATTCAGGGCGCCAACGGCCAGCCGGCAGTCGACAGCAACGGGCGCCCGCTGCTCGGCCGTTTCGATCCGGCGGCACTCAAGCAATTGGCCACCGCCCTTGACGCGCCGCTGGGCAGCCTCACCCTCGACGACAATGATCTGGACTGGATCGAGTTGCACGCCCAACAACACTTCCAGAGTGCCAGCGCCGAACAACAGCAATTGCACTGGAAGGACGCCGGTTACTGGCTGTGCTGGCCGCTTCTATTGTTGGCGCTGCTCGGTGTGCGCAAGGGCTGGAGCGTCAACTGGGTACCGGCGCTGCTGTTGGCCACAAGCCTTGGCTGGCCTGCCGCCCCCGCCCAGGCCAGTGCACTGACCGACGCGTTTTTCACCCGCGATCAGCAAGGGCGCTGGGCCGCCGAGCATGAGCATTGGCCGCAAGCGGCGGCGCTGTTTGTCGATCCGTACTGGAAAGGCGTCGCGGCCTATCACGCAGCAGACTACGACCTCGCACTGGCGACCTTTGCCCGGCTGGACACGGCGCAAGCGTGGTTTTACCTGGGCAACATCTACGTGCGGCGTTTCAAGTTCGATCAGGCGATCGCCGCCTACACCCAAGCCTTGCAGCGGCAGCCGCAATTCCCCGAAGCCACGGCCAATCTGGCGCTGGCGCAGGCGTTGCTCAAGGACACCGACAGCGCCGAAAAGAACGCCCCCGAGACCAAACCGGACGAAGTGAAATTCGACAAGGCGCCGGGCAAGGGCCAGAGCAAAAAGGTCGAGACCGAACAGGCGGCTTCTGACGCGTTGTGGCTGCAGAACCTGAGCACCTCGCCGGCGAAGTTTCTCAAGCAGAAATTCAGCTTGCAGGATCAATCGGGGGCCAAACCATGA
- a CDS encoding DUF4381 domain-containing protein gives MNPNIPDISQLKELSLPAPVSYAPQTWGWWLLLGLLIAFAIVVGVRRYVQWRRDQYRREALVRLAQLRSRSDDLNALRELPELLKRVALSMPIPNARWWNTINVGAGLPAMRSSPATSELTDRTQSLASQLPQGPAALGRADWQAFLQQHTKTRLPDDFSAQLAQLAYAPDATLRALPVEQRQALFDTCQHWVEQHHVAA, from the coding sequence ATGAATCCGAATATCCCCGACATCAGCCAGCTCAAGGAGCTGAGCCTGCCCGCGCCGGTCAGTTATGCGCCGCAGACTTGGGGTTGGTGGCTGCTGCTGGGGCTGTTGATCGCGTTTGCGATCGTGGTTGGCGTGCGGCGTTATGTGCAGTGGCGACGGGATCAGTACCGGCGCGAAGCGCTGGTGCGATTGGCGCAGTTGCGCAGCCGCAGTGACGACCTCAATGCCCTGCGTGAGCTGCCCGAGTTGCTCAAGCGCGTGGCCCTGTCGATGCCCATACCCAACGCTCGCTGGTGGAACACAATAAATGTGGGAGCTGGCTTGCCAGCGATGAGGTCATCACCTGCAACATCCGAGCTGACTGACAGGACGCAATCGCTGGCAAGCCAGCTCCCACAGGGTCCTGCGGCGTTGGGGAGAGCGGATTGGCAGGCGTTTCTGCAGCAGCACACTAAAACCAGGCTGCCCGACGACTTCAGCGCCCAACTCGCCCAGCTCGCCTACGCTCCCGACGCCACCCTGCGCGCCCTCCCCGTCGAACAGCGTCAGGCGCTGTTCGACACCTGCCAACACTGGGTGGAGCAGCACCATGTGGCAGCTTGA
- a CDS encoding transporter, with amino-acid sequence MVKPYVVRPLLALCMIGSTQLYAAEGGVGRPITGQQVYSNAGIIPPEPGWVVSVTSIWYDGSLKGSRGAPISGEVSAGIDMKVSYTMTNLTHIWDTGKGPWNFASAIGVPVQYTDIDAAITGPRGRTLGTSDSGTQFADALVTPIAAGYHFDELNHIAFSLPIYVPTGAYNDNRLANPGQNNYTFMPTVAFTHLDGKGGEFTLSSGLEFYTENTATDYRNGNIFTLDALWTHGFGSGWSAGLAAGYIQQVTDDKGQTADSLNGFRGRSVGAGPVVAWAGKFADAQANISARWVPEFDTKNRPEGNGIAVNMTLAFF; translated from the coding sequence ATGGTCAAGCCTTACGTTGTGCGTCCGCTGCTGGCGCTGTGCATGATCGGCAGTACTCAACTCTATGCAGCCGAGGGTGGCGTGGGCCGGCCGATCACCGGGCAACAGGTGTATTCCAACGCCGGGATCATCCCGCCCGAACCGGGCTGGGTCGTCTCGGTGACCAGCATCTGGTACGACGGATCGCTCAAGGGCAGTCGCGGCGCGCCGATTTCCGGTGAGGTCAGTGCCGGGATCGACATGAAAGTCTCCTACACCATGACCAACCTGACGCACATCTGGGACACCGGCAAAGGCCCATGGAATTTTGCCTCGGCAATCGGCGTTCCAGTGCAGTACACCGACATTGACGCGGCGATCACCGGCCCGCGCGGACGCACCCTCGGCACCAGCGATTCCGGGACCCAGTTCGCCGACGCGCTGGTCACGCCGATTGCCGCCGGCTACCACTTCGATGAGTTGAACCACATCGCGTTCTCCCTGCCGATCTACGTGCCGACCGGCGCCTACAACGACAATCGTCTGGCCAACCCCGGGCAGAACAATTACACGTTCATGCCCACCGTGGCCTTCACTCATCTGGACGGCAAGGGGGGCGAATTCACCCTGTCCAGTGGACTGGAGTTCTACACCGAAAACACCGCCACCGATTACCGCAACGGCAACATCTTCACCCTCGACGCCTTGTGGACTCACGGCTTCGGCAGTGGCTGGAGCGCCGGCCTGGCGGCCGGCTATATCCAGCAGGTCACCGACGACAAGGGGCAGACCGCCGACAGCCTGAATGGCTTCCGTGGCCGCTCGGTCGGCGCCGGGCCGGTGGTCGCCTGGGCCGGCAAATTCGCCGACGCCCAGGCCAACATCAGCGCGCGCTGGGTGCCAGAGTTCGACACCAAGAACCGCCCCGAAGGCAACGGGATTGCCGTCAACATGACCCTGGCGTTTTTCTAG
- a CDS encoding MoxR family ATPase, producing the protein MTALTDLNALQASIAEAVLGQDQVIRQILLGLLANGHLLLESLPGLAKTRTVKALATHLDAKMSRIQFTPDLLPSDITGAEVLHQVAGQNEIRFQPGPLFGNLILADEINRAPAKVQAALLEAMEERQITVAGTSHVLPELFIVVATQNPIEQEGTYPLPEAQMDRFLMKVLLDYPSADNESQVLRLLRAEEFAQGANTAPGKGFSLSQEVIFAARKEVSAVHVSPAIDRYLIDLINATRHPADYDEDLGRWISIGASPRGGIGLDRCARADAWLQGQDFVSPDNVRAVVHPVLRHRLQLSYDAVADGVTADQVLDRLLDKVAIPA; encoded by the coding sequence ATGACCGCACTCACCGACCTCAACGCCCTGCAAGCGAGCATCGCCGAAGCCGTACTCGGCCAGGATCAGGTCATTCGGCAGATCCTCCTCGGCCTGTTGGCCAACGGGCATTTGCTCCTGGAAAGTCTGCCGGGGCTGGCCAAGACGCGCACGGTCAAGGCGCTGGCCACGCACCTGGACGCGAAGATGAGCCGCATCCAGTTCACCCCCGACTTGCTGCCCTCGGACATCACCGGCGCCGAAGTGCTGCATCAGGTCGCCGGGCAAAACGAGATCCGCTTCCAGCCCGGTCCACTGTTCGGCAATCTGATCCTCGCCGACGAGATCAACCGTGCCCCGGCCAAGGTCCAGGCGGCGCTGCTGGAAGCCATGGAGGAACGGCAGATTACCGTGGCCGGCACCAGTCATGTGCTGCCGGAGCTGTTCATCGTGGTCGCCACACAGAACCCGATCGAGCAGGAAGGCACTTATCCCTTGCCGGAAGCGCAGATGGACCGGTTCCTGATGAAGGTGCTGCTGGATTACCCCAGCGCCGACAACGAAAGCCAGGTGCTGCGTCTGTTGCGCGCCGAAGAATTTGCCCAGGGCGCGAACACCGCGCCGGGCAAGGGCTTCAGCCTGTCACAGGAAGTGATCTTCGCTGCGCGCAAGGAGGTCAGCGCGGTGCACGTATCACCAGCCATCGACCGCTATCTGATCGACCTGATCAACGCCACTCGCCACCCGGCCGATTACGACGAAGACCTCGGACGCTGGATCAGCATCGGTGCCAGTCCCCGTGGCGGCATCGGCCTGGATCGTTGTGCGCGGGCCGATGCGTGGTTGCAGGGCCAGGATTTCGTCTCGCCGGATAACGTGCGCGCCGTGGTGCATCCGGTGCTGCGTCATCGCCTGCAATTGAGCTACGACGCGGTCGCGGATGGCGTGACTGCCGATCAGGTGCTCGACCGCTTGCTGGATAAAGTGGCGATTCCGGCATGA
- a CDS encoding DUF58 domain-containing protein yields the protein MNTEGLVYVSLAQLMALEFKARDLSLLARQPQGSILAGKHASRLRGRGLNFDELRRYQPGDDLRHLDWRASLRTGKPVVRTFTEERDRPALIVVDQRMSMFFGSQRSFKSALAAELAALAAWMVFNAGDRVGGLVFNDQRIDSIAPLRSRKRVEALLSRVAQQNQTLNAANPDAEDEDQLDKALQRCLALAGHDHLICIVSDFAGAGERTLQLMRQLRAHNDVIALQVYDPLALKLPSDGRLLVTQGQLQVELAVEKRSVHQPLGDYLGGRLKDVATLLRRSQVPLMMFSTAEEAHAQLRAELGKSAGPRR from the coding sequence ATGAACACGGAGGGTCTGGTCTACGTGTCTCTGGCGCAATTGATGGCGCTGGAATTCAAGGCCCGTGACCTGAGTTTGCTCGCGCGTCAGCCCCAGGGCAGCATCCTGGCCGGCAAACATGCTTCGCGCCTGCGTGGCCGTGGCTTGAACTTCGATGAGTTGCGCCGCTATCAACCCGGCGACGATTTACGCCACCTCGACTGGCGCGCCTCGCTGCGCACCGGCAAACCGGTGGTACGCACTTTTACTGAAGAACGCGATCGCCCGGCGCTGATCGTGGTCGATCAGCGCATGTCGATGTTTTTCGGCTCGCAGCGCAGCTTCAAATCCGCCCTCGCCGCCGAACTCGCTGCACTGGCGGCGTGGATGGTGTTCAACGCCGGCGACCGGGTCGGCGGTCTGGTGTTCAACGATCAGCGCATCGACAGCATCGCGCCGCTGCGCAGCCGCAAACGGGTCGAAGCCTTGCTCAGCCGCGTGGCGCAACAAAATCAGACCCTGAACGCGGCCAATCCCGACGCCGAAGACGAGGATCAGTTGGACAAGGCTTTGCAGCGCTGCCTGGCACTGGCTGGTCACGACCATCTGATCTGCATCGTCAGCGACTTCGCCGGGGCGGGTGAACGCACCTTGCAACTGATGCGGCAACTGCGCGCGCACAACGACGTGATCGCCCTGCAAGTTTACGATCCACTGGCCTTGAAGCTGCCGAGCGATGGCCGGCTGCTGGTCACCCAAGGCCAATTGCAGGTGGAACTGGCTGTCGAGAAACGCAGCGTGCATCAGCCTCTGGGTGATTACCTCGGCGGCCGACTCAAGGATGTCGCCACCCTGCTGCGTCGCAGTCAAGTGCCGCTGATGATGTTCAGCACCGCCGAAGAGGCCCACGCGCAATTGCGCGCCGAGCTTGGCAAGTCTGCCGGCCCACGGCGATGA
- a CDS encoding DUF1254 domain-containing protein: MHIALRAAGFSLMTLFASCGVGAQELDTRIGKIAMEGELPAHESIARLYAELDFQQATQSYLWALPLVSYAQWQEEFRDKLGARSGDLMVLNSYEDKLGVITANATTPYILGFVDLSETGPLVIELPPGPTAGGIGDFWQRAIIDMGQTGPDKGQGGKYLVLPPGAEPPADADKYYLAKSETMNVLVGFRVLDPDPAKGKALVEKFKMYPYAKRAEPSKTRLLSPDGKKWSGTQPRGIAYWQRLHQIIQKEPVNERDRFYMAMLASLGIEKDKPFNPNTRQRQALESGAQVGELIAKANTFAKRFPDAQYWPDRHWDTVLNIAEPSQRVAYYDQLWERSAWFYEAVTNTKGMVSRTPGLGQTYLGAYTDAKGDWLDGGKTYRLHVGANPPAKQFWSMTVYDIDSRCLIDNPQRKADLSSRQDLKKNADGSVDLYFGPSAPKGFENNWVQTVPGKHWFSYFRLYAPTEAYFDKSWKLDDITVVQ; the protein is encoded by the coding sequence ATGCACATCGCTTTACGCGCCGCCGGTTTCAGCCTGATGACCCTGTTCGCCAGCTGCGGCGTCGGTGCGCAGGAGCTCGACACGCGTATCGGCAAGATCGCCATGGAAGGCGAACTGCCGGCCCATGAGTCGATTGCCAGACTCTACGCCGAGCTGGATTTCCAGCAGGCGACCCAGAGTTACCTGTGGGCCTTGCCGCTGGTGTCCTACGCGCAGTGGCAGGAAGAGTTTCGCGACAAGCTCGGCGCGCGCAGCGGCGATCTGATGGTGCTCAACAGCTACGAAGACAAGCTCGGCGTGATCACCGCCAACGCCACCACGCCGTACATTCTCGGCTTCGTCGACCTCAGCGAAACCGGGCCGCTGGTGATTGAACTGCCACCGGGACCGACCGCCGGCGGCATTGGCGATTTCTGGCAGCGGGCGATCATCGACATGGGCCAGACCGGCCCGGACAAAGGCCAGGGCGGCAAATACCTGGTGCTGCCACCGGGCGCGGAGCCACCGGCGGATGCCGACAAGTATTACCTGGCCAAATCGGAAACCATGAACGTGCTGGTGGGCTTCCGGGTGCTGGATCCGGATCCGGCCAAAGGCAAGGCGCTGGTCGAGAAATTCAAGATGTACCCGTACGCCAAACGTGCCGAGCCGAGCAAGACCCGCCTGCTGTCGCCTGACGGTAAAAAGTGGTCGGGCACCCAGCCGCGCGGCATCGCTTACTGGCAGCGGCTGCACCAGATCATCCAGAAAGAACCGGTGAATGAACGTGACCGCTTCTACATGGCGATGCTCGCCAGTCTCGGCATCGAGAAGGACAAACCCTTCAACCCCAACACCCGACAGCGTCAGGCGCTGGAGTCCGGCGCGCAGGTCGGTGAACTGATCGCCAAGGCCAACACCTTTGCCAAGCGCTTTCCTGACGCGCAGTACTGGCCCGACCGGCATTGGGACACGGTGCTGAACATCGCCGAACCATCGCAACGCGTGGCCTATTACGACCAGTTGTGGGAACGCAGCGCCTGGTTCTATGAAGCGGTGACCAACACCAAAGGCATGGTTTCCAGGACCCCTGGCCTCGGCCAGACTTACCTCGGTGCCTACACCGATGCCAAGGGCGACTGGCTCGACGGCGGCAAGACCTATCGCCTGCACGTCGGCGCCAACCCGCCGGCCAAACAATTCTGGTCGATGACCGTGTACGACATCGACAGCCGTTGCCTGATCGACAATCCGCAACGCAAGGCCGACCTGTCCTCGCGCCAGGATCTGAAGAAAAACGCCGACGGCTCGGTGGATCTGTACTTCGGCCCGAGCGCGCCCAAAGGCTTCGAAAACAACTGGGTGCAAACGGTGCCCGGCAAGCACTGGTTCAGCTATTTCCGCCTGTACGCGCCGACCGAAGCCTATTTCGACAAGAGCTGGAAACTCGACGACATCACGGTCGTGCAATGA
- a CDS encoding DUF1254 domain-containing protein, producing MNARNLWLTGLTLALSSSAWADFSASPEEARGIARDAYLYGFPIVEMYKTLYTQAVDSKSPNFKAPFNQIGNTAKAFTAKDTAFVTPNADTPYSFVWMDLRSEPLILTLPPIEEHRYYSVQLIDAYTQNFAYLGTRSTGNNGGHFMIAGPDWQGQQPINIDRLVRSESNIAYALYRTQLFDEKDLGKVKQIQKGYKVEPLSHYVKQKAPAPAPKVSWPKPTPTMSETPELFRYLNFMLAFTPPQDVEKDLLARFAKIGIGAGQPFDLKTLSTEQRKALEDGISDAKAEFAAFKKDKVDTHEISSGDLFGTRDHLKGNYLYRYAGANMGIFGNSAEEANYIGYFVDKDGQPADAAKHDYTLHFDKGALPPADAFWSLTMYDGKSKLLVANSLNRYLINSRMLPDLKLDADGGLTLYVQHDNPGKDKQANWLPAPNGPFYGVLRLYLPKPEVASGEWKMPLLNPVNSKQ from the coding sequence ATGAACGCACGCAATCTATGGCTGACCGGCCTGACCCTCGCCTTGAGCAGCAGCGCCTGGGCCGATTTCAGCGCCAGCCCCGAAGAAGCCCGAGGCATCGCCAGGGACGCCTACCTCTATGGCTTCCCGATAGTGGAAATGTACAAGACTCTGTACACCCAGGCCGTGGACAGCAAGAGCCCAAACTTCAAGGCACCGTTCAACCAGATCGGCAACACCGCCAAGGCCTTCACCGCCAAGGACACCGCGTTCGTCACGCCGAACGCCGACACGCCCTACTCGTTCGTCTGGATGGATCTGCGCAGCGAGCCGTTGATCCTGACCTTGCCGCCGATCGAAGAACACCGTTACTACTCGGTGCAACTGATCGACGCCTACACGCAGAACTTCGCTTACCTGGGCACCCGCAGCACCGGTAATAACGGTGGCCACTTCATGATCGCCGGGCCTGACTGGCAGGGTCAGCAACCGATCAACATCGACCGGCTGGTGCGCAGCGAAAGCAACATCGCCTACGCGCTGTACCGCACGCAGCTGTTCGACGAAAAAGATCTGGGCAAGGTCAAGCAGATCCAGAAAGGCTACAAGGTCGAGCCGCTGAGCCACTACGTAAAACAGAAGGCCCCGGCGCCGGCACCGAAAGTCAGTTGGCCGAAACCGACGCCGACCATGAGCGAAACCCCGGAGCTGTTCCGCTACCTGAACTTCATGCTCGCCTTCACCCCGCCGCAGGATGTCGAAAAAGACCTGCTCGCACGCTTCGCCAAAATCGGCATCGGCGCCGGTCAGCCATTCGACCTGAAAACGCTCAGCACCGAGCAACGCAAGGCCCTCGAAGACGGCATCAGTGACGCCAAGGCCGAATTCGCCGCGTTCAAGAAAGACAAGGTCGACACGCACGAAATCAGCAGCGGTGACCTGTTCGGCACCCGCGATCACCTCAAGGGCAATTACCTGTATCGCTACGCCGGCGCCAACATGGGCATCTTCGGCAACTCTGCCGAAGAGGCGAACTACATCGGCTATTTCGTCGATAAGGACGGCCAGCCGGCCGACGCAGCGAAACACGACTACACCCTGCATTTCGACAAAGGCGCCCTGCCCCCGGCCGACGCTTTCTGGTCGCTGACCATGTACGACGGCAAAAGCAAGTTGCTGGTGGCCAACTCGCTCAATCGCTACCTGATCAACTCGCGGATGCTGCCGGATCTCAAGCTCGATGCCGACGGCGGACTGACCCTCTACGTGCAGCACGACAATCCCGGCAAGGACAAGCAGGCCAACTGGCTGCCGGCACCGAACGGGCCATTCTACGGCGTGTTGCGCCTGTACCTGCCGAAACCGGAAGTGGCCAGCGGCGAGTGGAAGATGCCCTTGCTCAACCCGGTCAACTCAAAACAATAA
- a CDS encoding VWA domain-containing protein, translating into MWQLDYPWLLLLLPLPWLTLRYLPVYQEARSAVRVPFFGAMSRAVGEAPSRVGNRQNHWQRLLNMLVWTLILLAAARPVFVEKPIERQQPVRDLMLAIDLSQSMETADFTNASGQKINRLAAVKEVVQGFIDKRKDDRIGLIVFGSGAYPQAPLTLDHGSLSLLLADTGIGMAGPNTAIGDAIGLSLKLLDQAHEQQKVLILLTDGNDTSSAITPDHAAEMAANKGVVIHTIGIGDPTASGEAQVNLRGLQQIAQTTGGQFFRAEDRTALDQVYSTLDRLTPHQVKTLSHQPQRELFHWPLGAALTLLALYHLGALLRPRLALARQRQEA; encoded by the coding sequence ATGTGGCAGCTTGATTATCCGTGGTTGTTGCTCCTGCTGCCGCTGCCGTGGCTGACCTTGCGTTATCTGCCCGTGTATCAGGAAGCGCGCAGCGCCGTGCGCGTGCCGTTTTTCGGCGCCATGAGCCGTGCTGTCGGGGAAGCGCCGAGCCGGGTTGGCAATCGTCAGAACCACTGGCAACGGCTGCTGAATATGTTGGTGTGGACGTTGATCCTGCTTGCCGCCGCGCGTCCGGTGTTCGTCGAAAAACCCATCGAACGCCAGCAACCGGTGCGCGACCTGATGCTCGCCATCGACCTCTCGCAATCGATGGAAACCGCAGACTTCACCAACGCCAGCGGCCAGAAAATCAATCGCCTCGCCGCCGTCAAAGAGGTGGTGCAAGGCTTCATCGACAAGCGCAAGGACGACCGCATCGGCCTGATCGTGTTCGGCAGCGGCGCTTATCCGCAGGCGCCGCTGACCCTCGATCACGGCAGCCTCTCGCTGTTGCTGGCCGACACCGGCATCGGCATGGCCGGGCCGAACACCGCCATCGGTGATGCCATCGGTTTGAGCCTGAAGCTGCTCGACCAGGCGCACGAACAACAAAAGGTGCTGATCCTGCTCACCGACGGCAACGACACCAGCAGCGCGATCACTCCCGATCACGCCGCGGAAATGGCCGCCAACAAGGGCGTGGTCATTCACACCATCGGCATCGGCGACCCGACGGCGTCCGGCGAGGCGCAGGTCAATCTGCGCGGGCTGCAACAGATCGCCCAAACCACTGGCGGGCAGTTCTTCCGCGCCGAAGATCGTACGGCACTGGATCAGGTCTACAGCACCCTCGACCGCCTCACCCCGCATCAAGTGAAAACCCTCAGCCATCAGCCGCAACGCGAGTTGTTTCATTGGCCGCTGGGCGCGGCGCTGACGCTGTTGGCGCTGTATCACCTCGGTGCCCTGCTGCGCCCGCGCCTGGCGCTGGCCCGCCAGCGGCAGGAGGCCTGA